One genomic window of Nicotiana sylvestris chromosome 10, ASM39365v2, whole genome shotgun sequence includes the following:
- the LOC104217593 gene encoding tubulin alpha-5 chain — protein MREIISIHIGQAGIQVGNSCWELYCLEHDIHPDGMMPSDNSPGVGHDAFNTFFSETSAGKHVPRAIFVDLEPTVIDEVRTGTYRQLFHPEQLISGKEDAANNFARGHYTVGKEIVDLCLDRVRKLADNCTGLQGFLVFNAVGGGTGSGLGSLLLERLSVDYGKKSKLGFTIYPSPQVSTAVVEPYNSVLSTHSLLEHTDVVVMLDNEAIYDICRRSLDIERPTYTNLNRLISQIISSLTTSLRFDGAINVDITEFQTNLVPYPRIHFMLSSYAPVISAEKAFHEQLSVPEITNAVFEPSSMMAKCDPRHGKYMACCLMYRGDVVPKDVNAAVATIKTKRTVQFVDWCPTGFKCGINYQPPTVVPGGDLAKVQRAVCMISNNTAVAEVFSRIDHKFDLMYAKRAFVHWYVGEGMEEGEFSEAREDLAALEKDYEEVGAEGVDDEEDGDEY, from the exons atgagagaaataataaGCATACACATTGGTCAAGCTGGGATTCAGGTGGGAAATTCATGTTGGGAGCTCTATTGCCTTGAACATGACATCCACCCTGATGGCATGATGcctag TGACAACTCCCCTGGTGTAGGACATGATGCTTTCAATACCTTCTTTAGTGAAACCAGTGCAGGGAAGCATGTCCCAAGAGCTATATTTGTCGATCTCGAACCCACTGTTATTGATGAGGTGAGAACTGGGACTTATCGCCAGCTTTTCCATCCTGAGCAGCTCATTTCAGGAAAGGAAGATGCTGCAAATAATTTTGCCAGAGGGCATTATACAG TTGGGAAAGAGATTGTCGATCTATGCCTTGATCGAGTAAGGAAATTGGCTGACAATTGCACGGGTTTGCAAGGGTTTTTGGTGTTTAATGCTGTTGGTGGTGGTACTGGTTCTGGATTGGGGTCATTGTTGCTGGAACGTCTATCTGTGGATTATGGAAAAAAGTCTAAGCTTGGATTTACTATCTATCCTTCTCCCCAG GTATCGACTGCTGTTGTTGAGCCTTATAACAGTGTTCTTTCAACTCATTCCCTTCTTGAACACACCGATGTTGTTGTCATGTTGGACAATGAAGCCATTTATGATATCTGTAGGAGATCCCTAGACATTGAGAGGCCTACATACACCAATTTGAATAGACTGATCTCTCAAATCATATCATCCTTGACCACTTCATTACGGTTTGATGGAGCCATTAATGTGGATATTACTGAGTTCCAGACAAACCTGGTACCATATCCTCGCATCCACTTTATGCTTTCATCCTATGCCCCTGTGATCTCAGCAGAAAAGGCATTCCATGAACAGCTATCTGTCCCTGAGATAACAAATGCAGTTTTTGAGCCCTCAAGCATGATGGCTAAGTGTGATCCAAGGCATGGAAAATATATGGCTTGCTGCCTCATGTACCGTGGAGATGTTGTTCCCAAGGATGTCAATGCTGCTGTGGCTACTATTAAAACGAAGAGGACTGTTCAGTTTGTTGACTG GTGCCCAACTGGCTTCAAATGTGGAATCAACTACCAGCCTCCAACAGTAGTACCTGGGGGTGATCTGGCCAAGGTGCAACGAGCTGTCTGCATGATCAGTAACAATACTGCTGTTGCTGAGGTGTTCTCACGCATTGACCACAAATTTGATCTCATGTATGCTAAGAGGGCATTTGTCCACTGGTATGTTGGTGAAGGCATGGAAGAGGGAGAGTTCTCTGAAGCCCGTGAAGATTTAGCTGCGCTTGAAAAGGATTACGAAGAAGTGGGTGCTGAAGGAGTTGATGACGAGGAAGACGGTGATGAATATTGA